The segment GGCATTGCTATCCTTTTCTCGTTTAATTTGGAAACGTCAATTGGATCAAAATCCAAAAAGACTTCCCTGTATGCAAATAAATGCACCTCTGAGTCAATCAAGTTATACCCAATAAAAGTTTGAGCATCAACAATTCACATCGTCTTTTGATTATTGAATGCCAGAACAGCAAAAGCATCAAAAGATCATAACATACACATTTGATTCGAAATAATCAATACCTAAATATATGCCTTTTGTTAAGAATGAGAGGCCATGTAAGTTCAGCCAAAGCACCCGATAGGCTTAGCAGTTCAAACAGCTTCCTGCATGTTGAAAGAAATGATCAGAGACTGCGGGGGCTACCAGATCCGCTTTTACTTTAGAAGAAGATATCCCAAGGGTTTTGTGAGTGCATACTTGTCATCATGGACCGGGACTCCCCATTCTTCATCATGAAAAGTGGCATAGCTTGGATCTTTTAGAGTGGGGAAAATATTAATTAGCAAATTCAACTTGGTAAGAAAAGTTCaaaacttataattataatcacaTCAAGGGAAGAAAATTGCGAGTGAGCAAATTATCTGGCATTTTGCAGCCTGCCACTGAATGCAGAACAGTTACGAATTAACTAGCTGGATTTTAATTATCTTGTTTCTAGAGATGGTTTGCAGTAAATTACAGAACCTGAAATAAAGAATTTTGCATCTAAGAATCCTCTAGCCACATGATTGTTTACTTGTTTGATTGGCCATCCTATAAACCAAATCAACGGAACATTGAGCTTCAGCCTCTTCACTTGGAACTACTCCCCTTTTGATTCCATCCTATTCTGTAGCTTAGATCAAGTCTCCATACATGGCATACATGGACCATttccattaaataaaaaaatgatatagtaGATTCAGTTACGTCTATTCCTACTCATCACCCTCCTCTTGATAGGGGTATTCCCATAACATACATGCAAACACACCAAAATGCTTTGCCACAAAACAAACCAGCATCTCATAGTTTCTTAGTTCATCTATACATCATTTAGAAAAACGAGCGTCCAAAACATTCTGATAAGGAAACTTTAAAGTTAATGGGACAGGAATTTATTTCACTATCGATTATCTGTGGTGAGGCCTAGCCCTGCAGGACTGTTAAGAGTAGAAGTTTGTTCCTGGAGCATGACCACAGATGAAATGGAGATGAATGCTCTGAATGCACAGGAACACACACCTCAAACTCTTGCATCTACTAATGCAGGAATATTTGTATGTCAGTTAACCCCCTCAATTTATGAACATCTTGCCACTTAAATGAGAATGATTGTGATATAAAATCACTTCTTTAGAGTTTTATGCCAAACTAATTCAAGATTAAGTGACAAAAGGTTATTAGCAACTAATTCAATACTTATTGCTGAAAAGTTATTCCATTTTATCTTTCCCATTAATAAATGTTTTGCATTATCAAGATTCACGAAAACCAACAAAGGCCAAATTCAGATAAATATGACAAGTAACGCCCTAAGGTTTTCTTGTACGAAATACTATTCTTATAACAGATGCTAACTACTAATGGAAGCAGAATATCAACCTCACAAAAGCCTAATGAAATTCTTTCATCTGTCAAAGAAAATGCCTTCCttgacatgaaaaataacaagagtACAACAATTTGCAATTTGATGCATAACCTACTTAATTTTAGCATGTTCTAGACCCAATTCAACATAGATTGATATTTCTCTTAGTCACCAAGGACTAATTTCCTACTTTAAAACTATTACCGTCCAAACCAAATACACACATACACCCCTTTAAAACTATTACCGTCCAAACCTCTCAATTCTTGAACTTTCAAGAATCACAAGAACATCGATATTCAAGTAAAAACACACCTAATTCAAACACACTTGTAAGGAAAATAGAAACCAGAGAGggagaatatataaaaaaaacgttaCCAGTAGTAGGTGTAACCCAAgcacatctttttttaattttaagttgaaAGTCATCGGTGCTATTATCCCCCACCAGTACTTCGttctcaccaccaccaccacattGCTTCTTCCTTACCATCACCGCGTTCCTTCTCACCGCCGTTCTCCCACTAGACCACGACGAGGAAGACGAAGACGCCCGGCTAAGCGGCGACGAGGATTCCGACGAGGCGTAGGAGGAGCAGGAAGCATTCATGGACTTTTGTCTCAAAACAACGAATTTGCCACTGCCACATTTCTTCTTGCTCCTGTTGTTGGACTCCGTTTCTTGCGGCGGCTGTTTCTCGTTGGTGGGTTTCTTCTTCGTCGCCGGCTTTTCTGGTTCCTTGTTTTCCGGTTCTCTGATGCTGTTCATGGCCCGCACTCTAGGTGGGCCTCCCGACATTGCCTTCCCCCCCTTCCTCTCTCCAAGATGCCCCCAGTAATGCTTCGAATTTACTCTTTCAAAGCTGAGATTTTTGTCGCGCTGGTCATTGTTTGAGCTTAGTAAAGAGAGATTTGAGTGCTGCGTTGGTGGGTAGAAATGAGATAATGGTGCTGAAAGaagtttcttttctatttttaaggtAGAATGAGTGAGGGTCTGTTTGGGCAGTGAGAAAGTGTGGGAAAGTGGGAGAGTGgactttttccttttccttttctttttcctttggAGAGAAAAAGTGAACTTGCTAGTTAAAATGTGCCACGTAATAGGATGTCTGAACACTGATATGCTAAATACctcaatttttgaaaaaacaaataaggtacTGTATTTTATGGACAATGCTGTAAGAATACAACTAATTTACTGGAACGCCATACGTTattgttcaaataaaataaaaaatgaacttaagaaaaatattcaagttacaaaattatttcatattttttatttgttattaaatcccattcaataatttaatttgtaaattaaatcttttaacttgatttttttttatctaactctaatttaaaattaaccagcataaaaattatcttgacaTGAACTAATTGATTTAGCGAGTCTAAAAATAactatatgattaaaaaaaaatattatttagtttttaaaaaattcaaaataatattttttaaaaaatattaagatgacaacATATTTTACTGATTCTCGgcttaataacaaaaataatagatatttaAGGATGAAGTTTctattatataataacaaaaataagtacttataaatcaaacataaattaaatatcatgatgtttatttaaaattacaataatttaataaaaaataaactgaaataaattataaaatttaattcaaaatcaatgtaACATtgtagaataataataataaaaaagatttaatcaagaaaaaaaatgtaagatatttcttttttaaaatgaaacagCTTCTTTATTGTTCATATGAACAGTGAAAAAACTGGGTTTACCACGGTTCTTTTAAGGTTTGTCTAGGAGTAGAGTAGATGTTTCTTCTcaatagaaatatattaaaataattttttttttattttttaaatttatttttaacatcagcatatcaaaacaataaaaaatataaaaaaattcaaagttatttttttaaaataaactttcaaAAGTGTGATTGGACCGCAATGCCAAATATTaaatctgtttgtttttgcgttttaaaagtgcttttaaattattatttttgcttccaattaatatttttttgatattttcagatcatcttggtatactaatatcaaaaataattttttaaaaattttaaaaatattattttgatgcatttccaagcaaaaaacactttgaaaagcaatagCTACCATACTTCCAAATATCTCCTAGTAGAGcatgtaattttaatattttatataattatattttattgttttaaaaataatagataagTAATAAATATGGaaggtaataaaaataaatgcaccCAACCAATTTTAAGTGGTAACAAATTAATAATGGGTTAAGAAGTAATGATACTTGCTCCTATAGGGACTATATTTAAGGATGGAGTTTCTATTATATTTACATGTCGAATAAGCaatttaaatattcatgttatcatttatcaattgaaatatttattatttaataaaaaataaaagataatatatattaaatgatatttatcaTATTCGAGTTAAATTATCATTCTTATTAACAATGTTAAAATCACTTTGATTTTCTGAAACATGTGTTCAAATATATGTAAAACctattaaaatcaaatgaaaattttaaattgtgaaAGGAGTTGAATTCATGTTGCTAAAGTAAATGTATGCATTTGATacttatcattaattttgaatatattgaaaattatcCTACATAGTGAAATCATCAACACTAGTAAACTAGTCtaataggggggggggggggggggggtggaaTGCCTGTTCAAAGTTCAATTGCCATCTTAACTAGTTGCCTGTCAAAACATTCAGCTAAATGTAAAGTATATAATGAAAATTATGTGACAAAACACCTCTTGGAAAACAAGGAAGCACCTTCCAAAGTAATCAGaatgagaaaaaacaaataatcgtCAAGATTTGAAAGAAATACAGGGCCAGGAGGGAAGATGTTATTCAACTAAAACTAAAGAACTGAGAAAGAGAGCATCTTCCAACCATCCAATCTCTTATTGCATGGTAGAGTTGCCAGACTTGTAATCAAGAGATTGGCTTTGCTCGAGTAGCTGGATCCTCCTCTGACTCCAGGTGGATCATGAATACATAGCCCAGAGTCCACAAGAGAACGTATTGGAAAGGGACCCAAGATAGACATGCAAAAAGACTCAGAACGCTTCCAACATACTGTGGATCTCTTATAACCCCGAATGGGAACTCTGTCACCCAGGGGACATTCTTCCCAAAGCGTACACCATAGTAAGTACCAGCTTCACCAAGCAATTGGTATACCCTGT is part of the Populus nigra chromosome 8, ddPopNigr1.1, whole genome shotgun sequence genome and harbors:
- the LOC133700882 gene encoding uncharacterized protein LOC133700882 — translated: MSGGPPRVRAMNSIREPENKEPEKPATKKKPTNEKQPPQETESNNRSKKKCGSGKFVVLRQKSMNASCSSYASSESSSPLSRASSSSSSWSSGRTAVRRNAVMVRKKQCGGGGENEVLVGDNSTDDFQLKIKKRCAWVTPTTDPSYATFHDEEWGVPVHDDKKLFELLSLSGALAELTWPLILNKRHIFREVFLDFDPIDVSKLNEKRIAMPGIPASSLLSELKLRSIIENARQICKVADEFGSFDKYIWNFVNHKPIISQFRYSRQVPVKTPKAELISKDLVKRGFRSVSPIVIYSFMQVAGLTNDHLINCFRFHECTTKGEARVKDDYLEAKTKVKELEDPIDVGLSRAVDD
- the LOC133701356 gene encoding phosphatidyl-N-methylethanolamine N-methyltransferase-like — protein: MGIFAAVGVLLPFPYYYWLWTNPQAWVNLCGKYKDPSKVMAYVSHFLKLLQFISLFSVSTLSWPPPLYFWPLFGFGQFLNFRVYQLLGEAGTYYGVRFGKNVPWVTEFPFGVIRDPQYVGSVLSLFACLSWVPFQYVLLWTLGYVFMIHLESEEDPATRAKPIS